Within Carassius carassius chromosome 8, fCarCar2.1, whole genome shotgun sequence, the genomic segment AGGATTGGAGTCAGATAATCTCACTGCAGGCATCCATTCCCTGTGATGCTGTAATCCAACTTTCACACAATAGCAGGAGTGCATTTTACCAGAGGCAGCAGTTTATCAGCGCATTTTCACAAATCACACCGTTAAATTAATTTCAGATTAATGTTCATTTTATCTTGCTCTCCCAGTCCCCCTAATCCCAGATTCCTCTCTTTTGTCTATACGTCTGTCCTTTCCCTAATCTTTCTCAAACCTTCCTGTATGATCTCTTATCTTCTTTCTCCTTGGCCTGATTTCTGCTCTACATTCTACTTACAGAAAAGGAGGCGAGAGAGAAAAATCATTCGAAGTCTGGGGAGATACTCGCCCCTGCAATGACACATCAAATGGAATTGCTTTGGTGATAAGACAATTTAAAGAGTCAAATGTCACTGTTTAATTGAATAACCTTCTGATCctacattgcaattaagattaacATCAGATGCTAAGAAAGTTTGATATGAAATCCTTATGCATACTAATCAATACTCATCCATACTGTATATGTCATCCTACAAAGTAAGAGTATATCGAGCAAGCCTTTCTCAACAACATTCTCTGTTTTTCCTTCCTCTTCACAATCTCCAACTAAAGCCCTGAAAGGTAAAGATTTTCTTACAGCTCGCCTCTTATTTCCTTCATTAATCTCCAGTAAATGGCTCCCATCGGTTAATTATATTCCCTCTCTGGCAGCATGGAAACATAAAGTGTGGTTACATAAATCTTGCATTTGTAACTAATTAGAAAAAATAGGAGAGTGAGTTCACAGACTTATGATACCAAACAAAAagggagagagacagatgtgaaaaggggaagaagaaaaaaatgaggcCGCATGTTCAAAATATCTGATGTTTGATAAATGCTCAATCTATTACTTAGGTAACCCATAGTAACCTCTCATTCTCGCTTTTCTCTTTCTAGAAAATGAGTAATACTAGTTGCCTTCACCTGAGTGTCTGCTGAGACGAGGAGGCAATGCTTTCTGCAAACTTGCCGTCACCTGCATTTTACATGCTGATATTTCTCTTGGGTTGTACAATCTCTAATGTTCCTGCATACCAACAGCTTGTGTCCAATAGCTCTCTTATCTCCCATTTCCAATATTTCCTACAGAATTTACTCACACAGAGCACACATGCTGAATTCACTGCAGATGCTGGCATATTTGGAATCGAAGAATAAATGGTAGATTCATCTGAAATCCTTTGCTGAGGTTAGTGAATAGATAGCGATGCTACTGGAAAACCAACACCTGTGGACATCATGCAATTCAATATGGCCAAGGTGAGATAGATTTTCCTGCCAAGATATGGGTCGGAATTTTGTAGTATTTACATCCTTCAATGTTTTGTGAAAGTAGGCTACTGTGATGCTGGAATCAAATTTATCCAGAGGAAATTTCAGGAGATTTAATGGAGACACTTCTCTTAAAATTTCTTAACAGAAAAAAATGGTAGCCATAATAAATTATGCCTCACATTTTAGGTAAAATATCTGAAACATTACTagataaaattatacaaaatcatatgcatgcatatattggCCATTCTACAGAATTGGTCTGAAGTCAAAGTTGGAAAAGTATTTTTCCCAAAAATTTGTATGTAAATTGTATAATATCCAAGGTACACATTTCTATCAATTAATACATGGAATACATGTCCTCTCCCCAAATTTGTCACTACCGAAACagagtaataataatttaattagaatataGACCTATTAAGATGTTGCTTACATTTACAGTatgttgcaaatatatatatatatatatatatatatatatatatatatatatatatatatatatatatatatatatatatttgctattttaataaaaagttttttttaagtaaattaataacaataaaatttttaacaatatttcaaatgtaatttatgagattttctgtatttttaaatccatttttctttgtaaaaaagaaaagaaaaaaagtagatCACACTATTTTCAGAGTAAATGATTCATTAGTTTGAATATACATTGAACCAAAAACTATCATAACATCTTAGTTGATAATACTGTATACTTTATTATTGCATCCCATGTTTTGGTAGCGACAGTAATGCTTTGGTAGCAACCACATCACATTACAGAATTTAACTTGCaaataataaatactacaatacaaaaaaattcaaaactgtAACTGTACTGAAACGATGACATGTTTCGGTTGTGTCTGTTTTGGTAGTGACCATTTTATGGGATAACAaccgaaaaacaaaaacaaagatgtcACTACTGAATCTATCTCAAAGATGCTAATAAGCACATGGTTAGCTAGCACAGTTCTGAACAGTGGTATGCACAAAAACTGTTATGGAATAACCCAAAAAGTGTGCTTAATTACAGAAAAAAGGTGTTCCGTAGTGACGTTCCTTAAAGTTACACACAGGCTTTTTAACACATTTACCTCAAAATTATGGGGCCTATCTACTCTGATCATAAATTTAGGGGTGTAGTTAAAATCAGTCTCAGCCAATGGACTAtgacaattcatttttttttataagtttcagaatttgcaaagaaaatataatattatatatatatatatatatatatatatatatatatatatatatatatataaaattaaatttatgcatttagcagacgcttttatccaaagcaacttacagtgcattcaggctataaatttttacatatcatatatatatatatatatacatatatatatatttttttttacttcactttttaaaagaatcaaaactacttttaaaacaacaatgcaaaaaatattttaatgttttcataaatTCAGGGGTTAGGGTTTGGGACAGCCACCTCCCGATTAAAAAAAAGTACCCaagaaattatgattttatatagGCTATTAAGCTtactaatatttacaatattattgtgGGTTTCAATAGATAATAGAAGGATCTTAATAAACATCTAAGATTTGAATACTTAAATTCTTTTTACAGTGAATGTGTTTTTTGGTTGTGAGACAGCAGTTTGGTCCAGTTCTGTAGAATGGTCTATATACTGCAGTGTTGTTATCATTAATCATTAAacaggtttttaaaaaataaggctaaaataaaatataaatattagatgaaaaacttaagcttctaaaaaacaaaaaaattgaaatgtgtCCTTGATATTTAACAGAAACACATTTAAGTATTTATAAAGTAAACCTTATACTGTAGTTAAATAAAGCTGAACCTAATTAAAAGCTATATACAAaagtaaaatgactaaaactaaaattgaaaaaatatatgacaaaaaaaatgcattttataaaataaatgtataaagtataaaataaaaatattataattacaaataCTATACTTActacttaaacacacacacactcacatatatataaaagaaaaataagaaataataagaaacaaacaaaaaaaataataaaaaaaataatcaaaactgaaaatacaaaataaaattataaatgtaaaacattattaaataccatgatacacaaacattaaaataacactatAAACATTATGTAtagcattgttaaaaaaaatttgtgtatGAAGAATCTGAAGAAAAGTATTGGCTCTGTCTAGAagaaacatttgatatattaacGAGCTCTCATTTGTGATTTACAGTAATATAAAAGGGCTTTCCCAACTCTACTGAAACTTCTTTAAAATTCTCTGCATTAATCAAGGTAAAACGTAGGTGTCCTCACCAGTAGTTTCAAAAGGCTTTTCACTCTTTCTTTTCATGTCCTCTCTCTTCCCAGAAACCTAGAAAATAAAGACAATTATTCACCACGTTTGCTGTCAATCACAAACATTCTTTGTTGAACACACgctgaaaacaacaaaacagatcAAACGCTGTTGTATTAAAAGTCTTTTATTCTGTTCTGCTCGCAGCACAGCATAGTCTCCCATGGTCGAGCGGCTCAGCGAGTGGCCCCCCTGTGAGGCTCCCCGACTGAGAGGAGTATGGCACAAGAACCTAACACAGTGGTACCGGGGGCTGGGGGGGGGCACTACCGTCCTGGCACAGAGTGGCATAAAACATAACTGGCTCTTCTCAGCTACATTATCATAAAGTATTACAGAGCAGCATTGCATGTGTTCAAATGTGTTTTCAGCATAACAAACTGCAGCTTGGCACAgacagagtgcacacacacacaaggagacTGCAAAGGTTTTGATATAGCGAGGTCAAATCCATTTGCTATGCTCATAGTGATCCTAGTGTGGAGCCTACCGCTGTGCATCTCCATGTTCCAAAACGTACACATATACACCTCAATCACAGCGTTGGTTATTCACAACATAAATTCATCGTAGTCGATGGTCGGCCATGTTATTCATAAAAACACAGTTGAAAACTGGTCTCTGATGTCAGCTGTTATGAGACGAGAGATGACAAAGAGACAAAAGAAGACCAATTCAAAGATAATTAATTTAGCAGATAAacatcatatatgtatatatgtatatatatatatatatatatatatatatatatatatatatatatatatgcatgttatttgttgaaatatataatttatatctatatgtaaatatttatatgctGCTGCTCCTAAGAGACTTATTCTTAgagtaataaacaaataaacgaacgaacaaacaaaacatttaccgTCAAAGACACTATCAACACAAGACACATGTCTAGAGAAAGGCCATTTTAAGATTCTTGGTGGCGGCGGTTCCTACTGAAACTTGTGCAATATGCCTGATATTTTATCATTTGAAAATGAACAGATAAAATACATTATCTTAAAGTCCTTGATGTttcagcccaaatgttttatcaaAGCTGTCTGCTGACTTTAATGTGCACAATGGATTGGAAAGAGAATTCCAAATTATTTTTCACAGCTAATACATGAAACATCTTAATTATCAAGTCTGCCGagagaaatgtttaaaaacaatgctCATCTTCAGCTATACTGCTTTGCTGAACAGCTATTTCTCTATTGCTATCTAAACGTCACAAACACATATATGAGGTACATCTATATATAAAGTAATCCAGACACGTTTTACACAACAAAGTTGGAGTCAAAAGGATATACATACATAAGCTGCCAAATATTCTAAATGTTAATCTCAAATTACGCTGTGACAGTGAGGCAGTTGGTTATGATTCTGGTCAGAACTGACAAGATTTGTTTTACTGTCCTCCCGATTTCACCAAACAGAAGtcatcagtgtttaaaaaaaataaaaatcatcacCCATTATGTTTCCAGTACTCCAAAGTCTCTTGACATTACTGTTTAGCCCATTGACAACAAAATATACCCCAATTAATTGGTACTACTTGTAAAAAGCTTAGCATACAACAAATAAGCTTAATATGGCTCAGATGCAgttacaagcacacacacacacacaaaaaacaattaGCCTGTTGGACTGTGCGTGGTTCTGTGTCAAATATGCACTTAAACAAATTCATATGTAAACAATAACATACAGTGCTTCAAACCAAATTTCAATTAGTCAAACTTTGCTGCTGGCTTGACAAAGCCCTGCCTGAAAGTTTCAAATTAACTTCAGTTTGCAAACTTAAAAGATCTATACATAGAGGATATACTCATTTAATTTTGGTAAATTTTTTGAATATTCTGTGGGGGGAAAATAGCAAACCAGAATAAtcagaaaaacataaaacataccaAAGTCAGAACTAGTGTtgggggaaagttactttttaaagtaatgcatTGCAAAATTTGATTATTCAGTTAGAAAGTacttttgaaatactttttatCACCTGGGCtggaatttctttttctttttctttttaacaacagaaaactaagattttttttcctggtccatttaaaagtaatgcatttctttagtagttacttttaaaagtaatctgattacataacttgcattacttgtaatgtgttacccccagCACTGGTCAGAACAGCCTGAAGGATTGGATGGATGTAGCATGAACATACTCCGATTACTTCAGAAAGGTGTTGGGATTTTTTTGTAGTTATAGTATGCTATAGCTTTGTCAAGACAACACAATTACAAAATCcagtaatatgaaaaaaaaagaaactttgaaAGACAGCGCATTTTAAATAgtgtataaacaaaataaataaaatgaaacatagTTGACTCAGACCTGCTGCCAACACGCATTGCCCTTAGCAATATTCACAGTTAATTATAGCGACCACTATAAAGATGCTAGCTTTTGGCTAATGGTGAAAGCTAAATTAAACAAAAGATATAATCAGTCTTTTCCTCACAGTTCCTCAAAGTAAAACTTGATctggctttctttctttcttttttttatttaacagataTGTCTAGTAAAAGCATAAAACTGCAACTCTATTTTGCTCTCATTTGACCAGATTATTGTTGCTACTACTTGTACAGCTTAAGCAAAATTGCTAAGCAAATATGAGTATCGTGTCCGAAGCTAATAAATGGCAGAGCAGAGCAGCTTGTAAAAAAGGTGTAAAAACACAGTGTTAAACTGTAAACAGTGCTCTCCTTCGCTTATCGCTCTCTGAATGATGACATGTCTTTCATCTCTCACTGACATCTCGGTTAGCGAGTACAGTGCTGCAGTATGGCTAGCCCTGTTATCCTGGCATTCTCAAAATTAGCATTCAAAGTTACCCTAACTGGCTCCGATGAGAAGGTCTCCCCCGAGAAAGCTAAGATCTTAAAAGTGTCTTGGTTGCAGCACACTGTGTTGTCATGGCAACATGTACATTCAGTCGAGAGGGGAAGGTTTGCCACCGATTATAGGTAGTTGAAACATTGCATGTGCCCTACAGTAATACAGCACAGtgcttacattattttaataactcaacacaactgttttgaacTAGATCacaaaacatatataatatatataataaaataactttaaatataaaatatatgtattgtaTGTTGTTTGTAGTTAATTATGTATTGCTCAAGGGACGAGAATGAAACATGAGGACCTGTGAAATTATTTCAATAGAACAGGACTGTACATCAGCTCCACTTTTAGTTTGGCATTCAGCTTCAGTAAGCCAATATGTGATCAGTCATGGCTAACTTACCCTGTTGCTAGGAATACAAACACTGACAACAACACAGAATGCTAGATATCAGTTTGCGGAAGGTGGAGGTCAAGAAAAATGGTTTGCTACTTTCCTTTGTGAGTGCGTCCCTTGAGATATTTTGAACAAATATACACAACAATTACATTGTGATTCAGAGCTCTGAGagcaggagagaaaaaaaagtgatggGTGTGTTGCGTTAGGGCTTTGTATTTTGACCTCACAATCTCCCTTCGAAAAATCATTCCTGAGCCATCAAGCAGCAAAAcactccaagaaaaaaaaatcacatttacccACATTATTGACGCTCCACCTTAAAGCCCCAAAGAAGTAAGAAAAGCAAAGCCAATCCTATACAAACAGCCTCACTAACAATAAGATTTGTCAGCATGGCAGTATTCCATTCTTACACAAGTAAAGAGAAAGGGCTACAATTTATGTGACATCCCAATCCAGGTTTGTCTCTGAGCATTAGAGCTTTGTGCAAAAGATGGCTGCCAGCGAAAACAACCCATCTCGACTGCTATGAACAGTTAACAGTTTGTGGGATGAGCAGGTGATTTGATCACCCCTAGGGGCTACTTGCTGATGTTCCTCATTTAATTATGTTCCTCAGACCTCGCTCTCCACACTGGAGAAGTGGGCAGAGCCTCGACGAGAGCACAGGCTCTTGGTTTTGAGGGGAAGATGTGGGGATTGATACCGTTGGGGTTGGGGAACCGATCGCAGTTTCTGATACTGGAGCTTAGCACTAGAGGAGGACAAAGAGGAGGGCTGTGGGGCACCAGGAGTAGATGAGACAACCGAAGGGGAGGAAACTGATGAAGAGGAGGTAGGTGGAGGTATATGTATATGGTGAGAGGAAGAGGGTGGGGCTGGGAGTGCAGGGACCATTGGTGGGGGTAAAGATGGCGGTAGACTCTGAGGAGGGGATGGTGGTTGTCGCGACCGGTCTGAGCGCTGTGGTCTTTGTGCACTGAGATTGGATTGGCTTCCAGATTTTGCCTGGCTCTGAGCCCGATCCGTTTTGGATGATTGCCGTTTGGGTCTTACACTGCTGCTGAAACTGTGGCAGTGGGGGAGAAGCTCCTCCTGACTCCTTGAAGTCACCCGATTCCAGTTGGAGTGAGTGCTGGCAGAGTGATGGGGTGACTGGCAGGAACAGGATGTGTGGGTGCGGCTCTTCTCTTGAGATCTGCTTTTAGATTTATTTTCAGTCTTCACTGGTAATTTATCAACAGACCAGTATTTTCGAGGAGGTGGCGGAGTCAGTGGAGTTGGAGGCCACTTGTTTGAACCTAAGCCTCCTGATCCCCACCCTGTTCCCACTCTGAAACCCAGGACACTTTCTCCACCACCCCACCCCAAAAAGGAGTCATCTCTACTGTTTATACTGCCTCCTCTTTCTCTGGAAGGGTAGGTGCCAAAGAACCATCCTCCTCCTCCAATGCCTCCAACTGCCCTCCCTTCGTGACCCTCCCAATATCTCTCAAACTTACCAAACTCTCCTGAGGAACCCTCATCATCTGTGTATATCTCAATAGCTTTTTCTCTATCCCTTTCAGATTCAGAGTCCATTCCTCTGCTTTCTCGTCGTCGCCCCTGTTCTTCTGGCCTGCTTCTTTCCACTTCAGATTCCTCatcttcttcttcctctgaatCCCATTCGTGAAATGACAGGCCTTCTCTTGAGCAAGGCTTAACTCTCTTGTTTTTTCCCAAAAGGGGCCGACTCTCTCCACCTCTTCCTTGCTCATCTCTTTCAGCTCCTACAGACTTTCGTCTTTTAGATATGGGAAGCAAGGGTACAAAAGACAATGGCGAATCAGAAGTTGGGTTCCCACTACTCCAAAATTTGACAGTTGAAGAAGGTTTGTTTGAGCTAGAAAAATGCTTGTTGTTGGACCTTGGCCTGGAGTGGCGTTGTGATTTTGGGCTTCTCTTATGCCTTTCCTTTACTCTACTGCCTTCTTCATCTTCTCCACCTTGATCATCCCTATCTCTCTTAACTCCATCTCTGATATTATCCCACTCATAACTCCTTGTAGAGCTTTCGCTCTTTTTTCGGAAAGAGCTTCGCCTCAGAGCAGGATAAGAAGAGTATTCCTGTCCTATACCTTTTTCAAAGACATCTTTCCTGTCCATATCTACCTCCTCTTGTTCAGATCGTTTTTCCCTCTCCCTTCTTCTTGATTtctcctcttttttctttttctttttcaccttACGTCTTTTACGCTCCCTTTCTCTTTCACGCTcttctctcttctttttctttctacccttcttcctcctctttctctctctttccctttctTTATGTTGTCGTTTCTCTTCCTTAACATCTTTATCTCCAGCTGCTCTTCTAGCCTTTTCTTTCTCTCCCCAAGAGGCCCACCACTCTTGAAGCTGTGCAATCTGGCTTCCTGCTCTGTCTCTCACCAGTGCCCTCTGTCCGCAAGGTTTACGGGGTGGTATAGGTGGTGGTGGAGGACTGCTGGGCAGGGATCGAGAGGACATACGTGAACGACTTTTTCTCCTCCCCAAAAGCAAGCTCGACTCCTCTGTAAGCTCATCTGTGTCATAGTCCTCATACACATCTCGTTCATCTGCTCTGTATCTAAAGCTCTGGGATGATGTGtacgatgatgaagatgaaggagAATTggatcgggagactgattctgaAGAAGAGGATGAACTGGAGGTACTGGAGCTGCTGGACGAAGTGGATGTGTAGCATATAGATGGAGAAGGTGAGGGCGGAGTCTGTGTTGGGGAAGAGAGGGGCACAGGTATAGGCAGAGGAAGGGGAGGAGGACGACGTCCTCTTCTCCCACCGGCATCTCTCATTCCATATCTCCCACCACATCTCCTTCCGAGTGGAAGGATGTTTTCGTAGAGTGGCCCACCTGAGCCCTTCCTTTTTGAGAAGCTGCTTCTCCTACAGATAGATTGCTTAGGTGGAGAGGGATGTGGCaaagcatggttaatttgtaAGTGTCCAGAGGCTTGACCTTTAGGAGGTAACCGTGGGTTTCCAGAAGATTTCATCCCTCGATGCTTTGTTTTTGGAGTTTGGGTGACTACGTTTTGAGGTTCAGCAGAGACCCCTAAGCCTTCTGGATCAATTGGCCCATAGTATCGCTTGTACTCATCCAGACCCCCCTCTCCTAAACTTATTTCTGCCCCCCAGTGAGGGGGCATGCCTTCGAATTGTGTTAAGTTTGGCATCCCACTGCTCACACAACCAAGCTTCTCAGGACCAACCTTTGGACGTGTCCACCGATCCACCACAGCTAATCGACGATCATGCCGTGGTAGGAATGTAGAGCAAGGCATGGGTGCTCCAAGAATGGGACTGTTTGACGGGCCTAGAGCCATTCCAGAATGTCCAACTGAAGGAGGGGAGCCAGGAAGAAGAGCACTGTATATTGGTGGCTGCTGGTGGTGTTGCttctgttgttgctgctgttgttgttgtgccATAGCGATGGGAGGATTGGCCACGGCTGTAGAGATCACATGAGGCGGTGGAGGAGGAGGAACTGTGGAAACATGATGATATTGAGGAAGTGTGCTTTGGGAACATCCAGGAGCTGTTTCATCCTCAAAATTGCAGCAGCTGTACATTCCCTGTAAGAGATAACAAGCAAAAGATTTATTTAGCAAACAGTTCAGGATATCACAACATTCCCCTTGGTGACATACATACTGATTTAAGCGCTTGGAAAATGTCTCTGTAAAGACGAGGAACATTACCATAATAATGAAATTGTAAAGCTCCCAGTGCTTTGATGATGCAAGAGTATACATTGTAAGCTCAGCTAACCTTTTTCTGAGGTAATGGCAATGCTGACCTCACTGTTTGAGTGTCCCATCTAACCTAACTGGCTTACAATTCTCTTATAGAACGTCTGGTTGCTTGCAAGGGGGATTTAAGGTTCTTCTCATTTTTTCCACAATGTAAGCAACGACAGATGAATAAATGATCCATCTTCTGTCATCCTCTTTCTGCCCTATTCATTACTATGTGAGAAGTTATGGGCTTTCATAAAATCCTTCTGTGTGTGCAGTGGGAATACTGGATGtgctatcacattttagaaatgacAGGAATTAAAGGAGTGTGCTGCAAAGTCCCCTTCTAAGAATTTAACGCCTGATTGCAGGAGATTACTGCATGTCATTCTTTGTTCGTGAGGTAAAATTTTAATGCAATCACCAGCAGAGGACTGTGGGTCAATGGTGGTGGTAGGGGGGAGTACATGTATTCTGAGTGCCATTAAcacaaaataaagaacaaaaattacatatattattttgttttctttccttaaaaatgaatgagaatggATTAAGGTTACTCAAGAAAACAACTGACAGCCCTGCCATTAATATTATAATGGATTTTATGTATAGGTCACTCACCCGACTGAAAGCCAGAAGGAAGTCCAGTCCTCCAGAGTGGCCCAAACAGTGGCGGAGCTTCCAATAGATAAGATGCTCCCATGCAAACACCAGCAGACTTAGGCCCATGGCAACCAGAAGCATATAGAAGACTCCTGCCATATTGTCTATGTCCAGTTTGGAACTCATGACCTCAATCTTATCATTATGACAGATCCCAGACAGCCAGAGTCGTTCAAGCATGTCAATCTCATCTACAAATAAGGAAAAGATGAGCACAATGACAGGAGATAAGAAGCATGAAAGATAAGCAGCCCTACAAAACAGGGGACAAGACAGATGGACAGAAGGGAGAGAATGGAAAAGAAAggctaaagaaagaaaaagagtatAGTTTCAAACCCTATTGTTGGGAAAAGTGAGTCTTTAATACAAATCTCCAGACAGTGGAGATCTTGGTTTAGCTTCATTTATTATTACACTGTGTTCACAAAAAGGtgaaaatggaaaagaaaaaaacagaggaAAAGAATCATGAAAGGCAAGGAGGAGGAACGAGAgaagcagagaaagagagactggAGGATAATAACAGCTTTGATGGAGGTCTGAAATAGCCTGGTTTCGAGGCTCTTGTGATAAGACAGTCCCAGAGTAGTTTGGAGATGAAAGCACTAGACTGATGGGCCTACCTCCCAACAATAGCCATTAGTGCATTTATCAGAGTGAAAATGTCACTGTGGAAAAAATAAAGGCATGACAAGGGCATGTTTCTGGCAGAAAAGAGACATATGCATTTAGATGCCGGCTTTATATTGAGGATTATTCCTTCACTATGAAGGAAGGAGAGAGATAAGTCTAAATCCtcttttcaaatgaaacaaagaataaaaacaaaactgtgtTGACCCGCAggttaattgcatttaaattatgACAATATGGTCTTGACAACTATGGCTTAGGTAATGGAAAATGTAATCACAGGAACTGAAATCCTAATAcagtatttttcattatatttgtttattcaaaCAAGCAAAATCAGCCCTGAGAATTTCAATCCAAATTGGAATGAGTCGAAATTAAAGCGTTCGACTACTGCACTGTTTACTGACGTGGCCCTATGGCTATTCATAATTGTGTTTATTAGCATTCTTTCtaatataatttttcatatttcagTGGGACTCTTCCAGCTCTCTTTCACATTTATTCTTTAATCATTATGGGGCAACTCACTAGGTTCCTCATCATCGAGTCTGATCAAAGAAAAACAAGCAATGCAAGAgaaaaacatgcaaatgtgtgCATATGCGGGATGGAGAAAGGGAGGAGTACCTCAGAGAATCAAAATAACAAGTGTAACAACACATAAAAAGGTTTAATTTCCCAAAAATTCTTCTCCgtcattatgtaaacaaaaccgTAGGAATGTTTGTTTGTCACAGTAAAAATCAGGGCTTTGAGACTGAGTATTAGAGATTACAActccacaaacaaacaacaagccaCCATTAGCAAGGGTTAACATGTTGTTAAGTATGGGTGCTGGGGTGTACCTAGGTATTTAATTCTCTTACCATCTCCAACTAGCTGCAGGAGGGCGAGGTCTAGTGGCCGCTTCCAGCGGGAGTTTTTGTGTAAGGCAATGCCATACCCTGTTGTAGCGAACACTTTGCCAGAGCCAATGGTCATTACTTTGCAGCCCTCATCCTTACGAGCCATGTAGTTCAGGACAGCCGCATCATATATGAATGCATCCAGTTTCCTGCAGAGACAAAAAGGAAATGGGAAACAAAGGCATGGGGAAATTGCTTTACGAGACCAATTATCACTTTATTGATTGTTACATGTAAAGACAAAAACATTGATGATCTTCAGGGAAATCCTATTTCTAAGCTAAATAGTGTGTAAGGGGTAATCAGTGAAGTCAGCTAAGCACTCACCCCAGTTCTACACCATGCATTTGTTGGTTTAACAGCACTG encodes:
- the LOC132145177 gene encoding glutamate receptor ionotropic, NMDA 2D-like; this translates as MAARPAFSFLLAVLACTGPAQPSPPLLLRPRERERDSGGASGGVNIAVVHSGSSHLPETSAGVGGVGGASSAGSGSGAGPSSSSNSGTGFLSRAWSGQVGESVMTPWGPANVIWLAVNESSPGSLLLQLCELLATTPLQGLVFEEEKPPPPNRAPLAPMLEFVSAQTGVPVIAVGGGAGLGREPQEIGSVYLQFLCSTGLQLEVIFEVLEEFDWTAFSVVTTRHHGYEDFLAMVEGMIDGSFIGWERKSVVMLNLTDDPGGARTRRLLKENEAQVRLLYCSQEEAEHIFKAAWASGQATPSHMWFAVGPALSGLGLEGLPKALFAVRPQGWRDEPRRRIAKGVSVLTHGAMALRREYSGARGTSFAGNCVMDGNQTQRVPDRIRFFSNITLSGRDYSFNNDGYLANPLLDVISYTAGRGWEEVGWWENGVLRLRYPPWSRYGPFLKPLDDSQHLRVVTLEERPFVIVEPADPGTGSCIRDSVPCRLPLNNSMVVEGIQSMKHCCKGFCIDVLKRLAKIVGFSYDLYLVTNGRHGKNINGEWNGLVGEVVSKRADMAIGSLTINEERSEVVEFSVPFVETGISVMVSRSNGTVSPSAFLEPYSPAVWVMMFVMCLSVVAVTVFIFEFFSPVGYNRSLQSGKKAGGSKFTIGKSIWLLWALVFNNSVPVENPRGTTSKIMVLVWAFFAVIFLASYTANLAAFMIQEEYIDTVSGLSDKKFQHPTDQYPPLRFGTVPNGSTEENIRSNYPNMHQYMVRNNQRGVEEAIDNLKTGKLDAFIYDAAVLNYMARKDEGCKVMTIGSGKVFATTGYGIALHKNSRWKRPLDLALLQLVGDDEIDMLERLWLSGICHNDKIEVMSSKLDIDNMAGVFYMLLVAMGLSLLVFAWEHLIYWKLRHCLGHSGGLDFLLAFSRGMYSCCNFEDETAPGCSQSTLPQYHHVSTVPPPPPPHVISTAVANPPIAMAQQQQQQQQKQHHQQPPIYSALLPGSPPSVGHSGMALGPSNSPILGAPMPCSTFLPRHDRRLAVVDRWTRPKVGPEKLGCVSSGMPNLTQFEGMPPHWGAEISLGEGGLDEYKRYYGPIDPEGLGVSAEPQNVVTQTPKTKHRGMKSSGNPRLPPKGQASGHLQINHALPHPSPPKQSICRRSSFSKRKGSGGPLYENILPLGRRCGGRYGMRDAGGRRGRRPPPLPLPIPVPLSSPTQTPPSPSPSICYTSTSSSSSSTSSSSSSSESVSRSNSPSSSSSYTSSQSFRYRADERDVYEDYDTDELTEESSLLLGRRKSRSRMSSRSLPSSPPPPPIPPRKPCGQRALVRDRAGSQIAQLQEWWASWGEKEKARRAAGDKDVKEEKRQHKERERERKRRKKGRKKKKREERERERERKRRKVKKKKKKEEKSRRREREKRSEQEEVDMDRKDVFEKGIGQEYSSYPALRRSSFRKKSESSTRSYEWDNIRDGVKRDRDDQGGEDEEGSRVKERHKRSPKSQRHSRPRSNNKHFSSSNKPSSTVKFWSSGNPTSDSPLSFVPLLPISKRRKSVGAERDEQGRGGESRPLLGKNKRVKPCSREGLSFHEWDSEEEEDEESEVERSRPEEQGRRRESRGMDSESERDREKAIEIYTDDEGSSGEFGKFERYWEGHEGRAVGGIGGGGWFFGTYPSRERGGSINSRDDSFLGWGGGESVLGFRVGTGWGSGGLGSNKWPPTPLTPPPPRKYWSVDKLPVKTENKSKSRSQEKSRTHTSCSCQSPHHSASTHSNWNRVTSRSQEELLPHCHSFSSSVRPKRQSSKTDRAQSQAKSGSQSNLSAQRPQRSDRSRQPPSPPQSLPPSLPPPMVPALPAPPSSSHHIHIPPPTSSSSVSSPSVVSSTPGAPQPSSLSSSSAKLQYQKLRSVPQPQRYQSPHLPLKTKSLCSRRGSAHFSSVESEV